A single genomic interval of Bradyrhizobium sp. AZCC 1693 harbors:
- a CDS encoding elongation factor G, translated as MGQDVRSPRGPRCIALVGPFQSGKTTLLEAILARTGAIKNAGSVDAGTSVGDSSPEARNHKMGVGLSAATTSFMGDSYTFIDCPGSIEFVHDMRAALPAVDAAVVVCEADEKKLPQLQIILRELEDLGIPRFLFLNKIDRANKRIRETLATLQPASRMPLVLRQIPIWNGELIEGFVDLALERAFVYREHKPSEVMALEGGNLDREKEARFSMLEKLADHDDALMEQLLEDIQPPRDAVFDDLARELREGLICPVLLGSAARENGVLRLMKALRHEAPGVTETAKRLGVSAQKEALAYVFKTLHLQHGGKLSLTRLLAGRLDDGATLQSSSGETGRVSGILGINGGHDSKRAAAEAGDTIALGKLDAIKTGDSLSSGKTAPPALVHVEPTPPVLALSLAATDRKDDVKLGQALLRLNEEDPSLTMIQNQQTHDIVLWGQGEMHLRVALERLKDRFGVNVKSQPPAIGYQETIRKSITQRGRHKKQSGGHGQFGDVVLEIKPMPRGSGFEFHEKVVGGAVPRNYIGAVEEGVVDSLVRGPLGFPVIDLHVTLTDGSYHSVDSSDLAFRTAARIGMSEALPQCQPVLLEPIHMVEIVCPTEATAKINAILSARRGQILGFDTRDNWPGWDCVRATMPEAEIGDLIVELRSATAGAGSFTRQFDRMAEVSGRAADQIIAAHRVAA; from the coding sequence ATGGGACAAGACGTCAGAAGTCCCCGCGGCCCACGGTGCATTGCACTGGTGGGCCCTTTCCAGAGCGGTAAAACCACACTTTTGGAGGCGATATTGGCGCGAACGGGCGCCATTAAAAATGCCGGCAGCGTCGACGCCGGAACTTCGGTCGGCGATTCCAGCCCCGAGGCGCGGAATCACAAGATGGGCGTGGGCCTCTCCGCTGCCACGACCAGTTTCATGGGCGACAGTTACACCTTTATCGATTGTCCCGGCTCGATCGAGTTCGTGCATGACATGCGCGCCGCGTTGCCCGCGGTCGATGCCGCGGTCGTGGTCTGCGAGGCGGACGAGAAGAAGCTGCCGCAACTGCAGATCATCCTGCGCGAGCTCGAGGATCTCGGCATTCCGCGCTTTCTGTTTTTGAACAAGATCGATCGCGCCAACAAGCGCATCCGCGAAACGCTGGCGACGTTGCAGCCGGCCTCGCGCATGCCGCTGGTGCTGCGGCAGATCCCGATCTGGAACGGCGAGTTGATCGAAGGTTTTGTCGATCTCGCGCTGGAGCGCGCCTTTGTTTATCGCGAGCACAAGCCCTCCGAAGTCATGGCGCTGGAAGGCGGCAATCTCGACCGCGAGAAGGAAGCGCGCTTCTCGATGCTGGAAAAGCTCGCCGATCACGACGACGCGCTGATGGAGCAGTTGCTGGAGGACATCCAGCCGCCGCGTGACGCGGTGTTCGACGATCTCGCCCGCGAATTGCGCGAAGGCCTGATCTGCCCGGTGCTGCTCGGCTCGGCGGCGCGCGAGAACGGCGTGTTGCGGCTGATGAAGGCGCTGCGGCACGAAGCGCCCGGCGTGACCGAGACGGCAAAGCGCCTCGGCGTATCCGCGCAAAAGGAAGCGCTGGCCTATGTGTTCAAGACCCTGCATCTGCAGCACGGCGGCAAGCTTTCGTTGACGCGGCTGCTTGCCGGCCGCCTCGACGACGGCGCGACGCTGCAATCCTCCTCCGGCGAGACCGGGCGCGTGTCCGGAATACTCGGGATCAACGGCGGCCACGACAGCAAGCGCGCCGCGGCCGAGGCCGGAGACACGATCGCCCTCGGCAAGCTCGACGCGATCAAGACCGGCGACTCGCTATCGAGCGGCAAGACTGCGCCGCCGGCGCTGGTCCACGTCGAGCCGACGCCGCCGGTGCTGGCGTTGTCGCTCGCGGCGACCGACCGCAAGGACGACGTCAAGCTCGGACAGGCGCTGCTGCGGCTGAACGAGGAGGACCCGTCGCTGACGATGATCCAGAACCAGCAGACCCACGACATCGTGCTGTGGGGACAGGGCGAGATGCATCTGCGCGTCGCGCTCGAGCGGCTCAAGGACCGCTTCGGCGTCAACGTCAAATCGCAACCGCCCGCGATCGGCTATCAGGAGACCATCCGCAAATCGATCACCCAGCGCGGCCGCCACAAGAAGCAATCCGGCGGCCATGGCCAGTTCGGCGACGTGGTGCTGGAGATCAAGCCGATGCCGCGCGGCTCAGGCTTCGAATTCCACGAAAAGGTCGTGGGCGGTGCGGTGCCGCGCAACTACATCGGCGCGGTGGAGGAGGGCGTGGTCGACAGCCTCGTGCGGGGCCCGCTCGGCTTCCCGGTCATCGATCTTCACGTCACGCTGACGGACGGCTCCTATCACAGCGTCGATTCCTCCGATCTCGCGTTCCGCACCGCGGCGCGGATCGGCATGAGCGAGGCGCTGCCGCAGTGCCAGCCGGTGCTGCTGGAGCCGATTCACATGGTGGAAATCGTTTGCCCGACGGAGGCGACGGCGAAGATCAACGCCATCCTGTCGGCGCGGCGCGGCCAGATCCTGGGCTTCGACACCCGCGACAACTGGCCGGGATGGGACTGCGTCCGCGCCACCATGCCGGAAGCGGAGATCGGCGACCTGATCGTGGAATTGCGCTCGGCCACCGCCGGCGCCGGCAGCTTTACGAGGCAGTTCGACCGCATGGCCGAAGTCTCCGGCCGAGCCGCCGACCAGATCATCGCCGCGCACCGCGTCGCGGCGTAG
- a CDS encoding shikimate dehydrogenase, producing the protein MPNPPAACLIGWPAAHSRSPLIHHYWLRTLGIEGGYVIEAVPPDEFKDFLFRLSLRGFVGANVTIPHKERALALSKPDERARAVGAANTLWFADGELCSTNTDVEGFINNLDACADGWDTCDEALVLGAGGSSRAVVFGLLDRGVKRVHLANRTIERARSLADQFGASVLPVAWDALGDLLPRAGLLVNTTSLGMKGQPPLEIDVGRLPSSAVVADLVYVPLDTPLLAAARARGLKTADGLGMLLHQAVRGFELWFGRRPEVTAELRALVEADLTNT; encoded by the coding sequence GTGCCTAACCCCCCCGCCGCCTGCCTGATCGGATGGCCGGCCGCGCATTCGCGCTCGCCGCTGATCCATCATTACTGGCTGCGGACGCTCGGCATCGAGGGCGGCTATGTCATTGAGGCGGTGCCGCCCGACGAGTTCAAGGATTTCTTGTTTCGGCTGTCGCTGCGAGGCTTTGTCGGCGCCAATGTCACCATTCCGCACAAGGAGCGGGCGCTTGCGCTGTCGAAGCCGGATGAGCGGGCGCGCGCGGTCGGCGCGGCCAATACGCTGTGGTTCGCCGATGGCGAGTTGTGCTCGACCAATACCGACGTTGAGGGCTTTATCAACAATCTCGATGCCTGCGCTGATGGATGGGACACATGCGATGAAGCGCTGGTGCTCGGCGCCGGCGGCTCGTCGCGCGCGGTGGTTTTCGGCCTGCTCGATCGTGGCGTTAAGCGGGTGCATCTCGCCAATCGCACCATCGAGCGCGCCCGATCGTTGGCGGATCAGTTCGGCGCGAGCGTGTTGCCCGTGGCATGGGACGCGCTCGGCGATCTGCTGCCGCGCGCCGGGCTGCTGGTGAATACGACCTCGCTCGGCATGAAGGGCCAGCCGCCGCTCGAAATCGATGTCGGGCGGTTGCCGTCAAGCGCCGTCGTCGCTGATCTCGTATACGTGCCGCTCGATACGCCGTTGCTTGCCGCCGCACGCGCGCGGGGCCTGAAGACCGCCGACGGGCTCGGCATGCTGCTGCACCAGGCGGTGCGCGGCTTCGAATTGTGGTTCGGCCGGCGCCCCGAGGTGACGGCGGAACTTCGCGCGCTGGTCGAAGCCGATCTCACAAATACATGA
- a CDS encoding alpha-hydroxy acid oxidase, whose product MKHITCIEDLRQLHKRRVPKAFFDYADRGSYTEDTLRANTEDLQQIKFRQRVLVDVSKRDLSTTILGEPATMPLILAPVGLLGMQHGDGEIYACRAAQAAGIPFTQSTMSICSIEDIAASVDKPFWFQLYVMKDRGFIKSLIERAIAAKCSALVLTVDLQVIGQRHQDIKNGMSVPPEWSLSKLLDFASKPSWVAGVLRGKRRSFGNIVGHVKGTEDLTKLSEWTASQFDTSLNWKDIDWIRSIWPGKLILKGILDVEDAELAAKTGAQALVVSNHGGRQLDGAPSSIEVLPEIVDAVGSKMEIMFDGGIRTGMDVVRALALGAKSCMIGRAYAYGLGAGGQAGVAKALDILAKEMLTTMGLCGVNTIAEIDDNVLAV is encoded by the coding sequence ATGAAGCACATCACCTGCATTGAGGATCTGCGCCAGCTGCACAAGCGCCGGGTTCCCAAGGCGTTTTTCGACTACGCCGACCGCGGCTCCTACACCGAGGACACGCTGCGCGCCAATACCGAGGATTTGCAGCAGATCAAGTTCCGCCAGCGCGTCCTGGTCGACGTCTCCAAGCGCGATCTCTCCACCACGATCCTGGGCGAGCCGGCCACAATGCCGCTGATCCTGGCGCCGGTCGGCCTGCTCGGCATGCAGCATGGCGACGGCGAGATTTACGCCTGCCGCGCTGCCCAGGCCGCCGGCATTCCCTTCACCCAGAGCACGATGTCGATCTGCTCGATCGAGGATATCGCCGCCAGCGTCGACAAGCCTTTCTGGTTCCAGCTCTACGTGATGAAGGACCGCGGCTTCATCAAGTCGCTGATCGAGCGCGCGATCGCTGCGAAGTGCAGCGCACTGGTGTTGACGGTCGATTTGCAGGTGATCGGGCAGCGCCACCAGGACATCAAGAACGGCATGTCGGTGCCGCCGGAATGGTCGCTGTCGAAACTGCTCGACTTCGCCAGCAAGCCGTCATGGGTTGCCGGCGTGCTGCGCGGCAAGCGCCGCAGCTTCGGCAACATCGTCGGCCACGTCAAAGGCACCGAGGACCTCACCAAGCTGTCGGAATGGACCGCATCGCAGTTCGACACTTCGCTGAACTGGAAGGACATCGACTGGATCCGCTCGATCTGGCCGGGCAAGCTGATCCTGAAAGGCATTCTGGACGTCGAGGACGCCGAGCTCGCTGCTAAAACCGGCGCACAGGCGCTGGTGGTTTCCAACCATGGCGGCCGTCAGCTCGACGGCGCACCGTCGTCGATCGAGGTGCTGCCTGAAATCGTCGACGCGGTCGGCTCGAAGATGGAGATCATGTTCGACGGCGGCATCCGCACCGGCATGGACGTGGTACGCGCGCTCGCGCTCGGCGCCAAATCCTGCATGATCGGCCGCGCCTATGCCTATGGGCTGGGGGCCGGCGGACAGGCCGGCGTCGCCAAGGCGCTCGACATCCTCGCCAAGGAAATGCTCACGACGATGGGATTGTGCGGCGTCAACACGATCGCCGAGATCGACGACAACGTGCTGGCGGTGTGA